A window from Alphaproteobacteria bacterium LSUCC0719 encodes these proteins:
- the rpoN gene encoding RNA polymerase factor sigma-54 has translation MMPSLQVKQKQALVMTPQLQQAIKLLQMTNLDICNYLQDQALENPFLEVESGPSHEIASDLGPADGGDMPAADQTAAASSETSGLDHDMSGGAALGDDPTANTDLENRFGSQGLDFGHAQRGRPADMDWDALANIAEQGPESLMECVLRQIDLTVFDPRQRVIAYALAEALEPTGWLGRDLGEVAAKCGAEEPEVEVVLDLVQRLEPEGVFARDLAECLRIQARERDLLDPVMEVVLDNLQMLANGDIAQLARRAGAAPEDIACSLKHIREFNPKPGEAYESAPLRVHAPDVIVTRGEDGWIVDLNRSTLPALVINEDYAAQIGKSARGKAAEAGAQFAAEALGSARWLRRALEQRNSTTLKIAGEIVRQQSAFLTEGLSALKPLALKDIAEAVGMHESTVSRVTSGLLMATPKGCFPLKSLFSVSLATDEGDARAAAAVRNMIESIIKGETAGKPLSDDAIAKLVSDRGVKLARRTVAKYREMMRIPSSSERRRRARLAMAG, from the coding sequence ACAGGTCAAGCAGAAGCAGGCGCTTGTGATGACCCCACAGTTGCAGCAGGCGATCAAGCTGTTGCAGATGACGAATCTCGATATCTGCAACTATCTTCAGGATCAGGCCCTTGAGAACCCGTTCCTCGAGGTTGAAAGTGGCCCGTCCCACGAAATCGCCAGCGATCTTGGCCCGGCTGACGGGGGTGATATGCCAGCCGCAGATCAGACCGCTGCCGCATCAAGCGAAACATCCGGTCTCGATCATGACATGTCGGGCGGCGCTGCTCTTGGCGACGATCCGACGGCCAATACCGATCTTGAAAACCGGTTTGGCTCGCAAGGGCTGGATTTTGGCCATGCCCAGCGTGGTCGTCCGGCGGACATGGATTGGGACGCGCTTGCCAATATCGCCGAGCAGGGCCCGGAAAGCCTGATGGAATGTGTTCTAAGACAGATTGATCTGACGGTTTTCGATCCACGGCAACGGGTCATCGCCTATGCTCTTGCCGAGGCGCTGGAGCCGACAGGCTGGCTTGGCCGTGATCTGGGCGAGGTGGCCGCCAAGTGCGGTGCCGAGGAACCGGAAGTGGAGGTGGTCCTCGACCTTGTCCAGAGACTGGAACCCGAAGGCGTCTTTGCGCGTGATCTTGCTGAATGTCTTCGTATTCAGGCGCGTGAGCGTGACCTTCTCGACCCGGTGATGGAGGTCGTGCTTGATAATCTGCAGATGCTTGCGAACGGTGATATCGCGCAGCTTGCCCGTCGTGCCGGCGCCGCACCGGAAGACATTGCCTGCAGTCTGAAACATATTCGTGAATTCAATCCAAAGCCTGGTGAGGCCTATGAATCCGCGCCGCTTCGTGTTCATGCGCCCGATGTCATTGTCACCCGTGGCGAAGATGGCTGGATTGTCGATCTGAACCGGTCAACCCTGCCGGCGCTGGTGATCAATGAGGATTACGCCGCGCAGATCGGTAAATCGGCGCGCGGCAAGGCCGCCGAGGCGGGCGCGCAATTCGCTGCCGAGGCTCTGGGTTCGGCCCGCTGGCTGCGCCGGGCACTGGAACAGCGCAACAGCACGACATTGAAGATTGCCGGCGAGATCGTGCGCCAGCAATCGGCTTTTCTGACCGAGGGGCTGTCGGCGCTGAAGCCGCTTGCCCTCAAGGACATTGCCGAGGCTGTCGGCATGCATGAAAGCACGGTCAGCCGGGTAACAAGTGGCCTGCTGATGGCAACGCCAAAGGGCTGTTTCCCGCTGAAATCACTGTTCAGCGTATCCCTTGCAACCGACGAGGGCGACGCACGCGCGGCGGCTGCGGTTCGCAACATGATTGAGTCCATCATCAAGGGTGAAACCGCCGGCAAGCCTCTCAGCGATGACGCCATTGCAAAGCTTGTTTCCGACCGCGGGGTCAAGCTGGCCCGCCGGACGGTCGCCAAATATCGTGAAAT